Proteins encoded within one genomic window of bacterium:
- a CDS encoding carbohydrate kinase family protein, with protein MKLKLNHDRPSYDLVCIGDCTIDAFIRLQEASVHCDVNKENCQLCMPFATKIPYESLEVIPAVGNSSNVAVGAARMGFKTAIITAVGGDRYGTDILDVYRKEGVSTEFVKINKTKPTNYHFVLNYGPERTILIKHNDYEYFDPRVVDKKTKWIYFSSMAENTLPFHDKIAQYLKRHPEIKLGFNPGTFQLRYGINRMKDIYHRTHVLFVNREEAAFVLGKKKLDVGPLFEGLHKLGPKIVVITDGPKGAYASDGINRYYMPIYPDPKPPISRTGAGDAFSTGFLCAIMYGLTVYDALRWAPIESMNVVQHFGAQAGLFKKAQLLKALREAPKNYRPKLI; from the coding sequence ATGAAATTAAAATTGAATCACGATAGACCAAGCTATGATCTTGTCTGTATCGGCGACTGCACCATTGATGCTTTTATCCGGCTCCAGGAGGCATCAGTTCATTGCGATGTTAATAAAGAGAACTGCCAGCTTTGCATGCCCTTTGCCACCAAGATCCCCTATGAATCTTTGGAGGTCATCCCCGCTGTCGGGAATTCTTCCAACGTTGCCGTCGGAGCGGCCCGAATGGGATTTAAAACCGCCATCATCACGGCGGTGGGCGGGGATCGTTACGGCACCGATATCCTTGATGTGTACCGCAAGGAGGGGGTGAGCACGGAATTCGTGAAGATCAACAAAACTAAGCCGACCAATTATCACTTCGTTCTTAATTACGGACCCGAGCGGACGATTTTGATAAAGCACAATGACTATGAATATTTTGACCCGAGAGTGGTAGATAAAAAGACCAAGTGGATCTATTTTTCCTCAATGGCAGAGAACACGCTCCCTTTTCACGACAAGATTGCTCAATATTTAAAGAGACATCCGGAAATAAAACTCGGATTCAATCCCGGTACCTTCCAGCTCCGCTATGGCATCAACAGGATGAAGGATATCTATCACCGCACTCATGTGTTGTTTGTGAATCGTGAAGAAGCCGCTTTCGTTCTTGGCAAGAAAAAGCTGGATGTTGGGCCGCTTTTTGAGGGGCTGCACAAGCTCGGTCCGAAAATTGTGGTGATCACGGACGGACCGAAAGGCGCCTATGCCTCCGACGGCATCAATCGCTATTATATGCCCATCTATCCCGATCCCAAGCCACCAATTTCCCGAACCGGAGCGGGCGATGCGTTCTCAACCGGATTTCTCTGCGCGATAATGTATGGCCTGACCGTTTATGACGCTTTACGCTGGGCTCCGATAGAATCTATGAATGTGGTTCAGCATTTCGGAGCGCAGGCCGGACTTTTCAAGAAAGCTCAACTTTTGAAAGCTTTGAGGGAAGCGCCAAAGAACTATCGACCGAAGCTCATCTAA
- a CDS encoding class II fructose-bisphosphate aldolase, with amino-acid sequence MRTLREVLRDAERRGVAVGHFNISEIGALKAIAEVAKELKLPVIVGTSEGEREFLDIHDAVALVRDLREKHGQEIYLNADHTKSLEKIKEAVNAGYDAVLFDGGALPLEKNIEITKAVVKYVREFNKGILVEGELGNIGSGSTIRKELPKGAAIKPEDLTHPEDAVRFVKETGVDLLAPAVGNIHGMFANAPEPALNIDRIREIKDATGIPLVLHGGSGNTDADFLAAIAVGVRIIHISTELRLAWRKGMEATLKDKPDEVAPYKLMEGSIEEMKKVLTQRLKLFNHIK; translated from the coding sequence ATGCGAACTCTACGAGAAGTTTTAAGAGACGCGGAACGCCGAGGAGTGGCGGTGGGGCATTTTAATATTTCCGAGATTGGCGCGCTGAAAGCGATCGCGGAAGTGGCAAAAGAGTTGAAACTTCCGGTGATCGTGGGCACTTCGGAAGGAGAACGGGAATTTTTGGATATCCACGACGCGGTAGCCTTGGTGCGGGATCTGCGGGAAAAGCACGGTCAGGAAATTTATTTAAACGCAGACCATACGAAGTCTTTAGAAAAAATTAAAGAAGCGGTGAATGCCGGCTACGACGCAGTCTTGTTTGATGGCGGCGCGCTTCCATTGGAGAAAAATATTGAGATCACAAAAGCGGTAGTTAAATATGTGCGCGAATTTAATAAAGGAATTTTAGTGGAAGGAGAATTGGGAAATATCGGCAGTGGCTCGACTATCCGGAAAGAATTGCCGAAAGGCGCCGCTATTAAACCCGAAGACCTTACGCACCCGGAAGACGCAGTGCGGTTTGTAAAAGAAACAGGAGTAGATCTGTTGGCGCCGGCAGTCGGGAATATTCATGGAATGTTTGCTAACGCTCCCGAGCCGGCTTTGAATATTGATCGAATCCGAGAAATTAAAGACGCAACCGGCATCCCGCTGGTTTTGCATGGAGGCTCGGGCAATACTGATGCAGATTTTCTGGCGGCAATTGCGGTTGGTGTGCGGATTATTCACATCAGCACAGAGTTAAGATTGGCTTGGCGCAAGGGAATGGAGGCGACCTTGAAAGATAAACCAGATGAAGTAGCGCCTTATAAGCTTATGGAGGGCTCCATTGAAGAAATGAAGAAGGTTTTAACCCAGCGGCTGAAGCTTTTCAATCATATTAAATAG
- a CDS encoding GIY-YIG nuclease family protein, with translation MFRVYILKSTINNRYYVGSTADLSRRLEQHNLGTVKSTKGFVPWTLAYQEELPTLSDARKRELQIKSWKKRAAIERLFNNF, from the coding sequence ATGTTTCGCGTCTACATTCTTAAGTCTACAATCAACAATAGATATTATGTCGGCAGCACAGCTGACCTTTCTCGCAGATTAGAACAGCATAATCTGGGGACTGTTAAATCTACAAAAGGCTTTGTGCCGTGGACGCTGGCATATCAGGAAGAGCTGCCGACTCTTTCCGACGCGCGCAAAAGGGAATTACAAATCAAGTCTTGGAAAAAGCGCGCGGCCATAGAAAGGCTATTTAATAATTTTTAG
- a CDS encoding lytic murein transglycosylase — MRFIAVLLFIPTFILNTGYSILNTIPVAFAQSASEREALERQLIELENQIAQHEATVNVYKKQGKTLQGEVSSLNSKIAKLNLQIKAITLNLSKLDKDITVNKGQITEAEDKLETNKGALANLIRRLNEEENLGLMEVVLRNPRLSDFFGNLNSILVVKDTLSITVGKVAKLREDLLDKKEALANKRSDAAALKAYQDSQKASIAKTKKDKDALLKETKGQESKYQEILKETRKTAAQIRSRIFEFLGGGEMSFDEAYQFAKFAEQATGVRAAFILAILDRESALGQNVGKCGYKTAMHPTRDTPLFLALTASLSINPDTITVSCANSDGAYGGAMGPSQFIPSTWNIYKDRIAEVTGHNPASPWNNGDAFVGTALYMKDSLTGCRAIYSKQLDQERCAAAKYYAGGRWRSHLWGYGDRVVTKAQQFQSDIDILNS, encoded by the coding sequence ATGCGATTTATAGCTGTTCTCCTATTTATCCCTACTTTTATACTTAATACCGGATACTCGATACTTAATACTATCCCGGTGGCCTTTGCTCAATCCGCCTCCGAGCGGGAAGCTTTAGAGCGTCAATTGATTGAATTGGAAAACCAGATTGCCCAGCATGAGGCGACTGTGAATGTGTATAAAAAACAAGGAAAGACTTTGCAGGGCGAGGTGAGTTCCTTGAACTCTAAGATTGCCAAGTTGAATCTGCAGATCAAGGCGATTACGTTGAATCTGTCCAAGCTGGACAAGGATATAACGGTTAACAAGGGTCAGATAACAGAGGCGGAGGATAAACTGGAAACTAACAAGGGCGCGCTCGCTAATCTGATTAGGCGGTTGAATGAAGAAGAAAATCTGGGTTTGATGGAGGTAGTTTTGAGAAATCCAAGACTTTCCGATTTTTTTGGAAATTTAAATAGTATTCTTGTGGTTAAAGACACTCTTTCTATAACTGTCGGAAAGGTCGCAAAGTTACGCGAAGATCTTTTGGATAAAAAAGAAGCTTTGGCGAATAAGCGTAGCGACGCGGCCGCCTTAAAGGCTTATCAGGATTCTCAAAAAGCTTCCATCGCCAAAACTAAGAAAGACAAGGATGCTCTTTTGAAAGAGACGAAAGGCCAAGAATCCAAATATCAGGAGATTTTAAAAGAAACTCGGAAAACTGCCGCCCAGATTCGCAGCCGCATCTTTGAATTTTTGGGTGGTGGAGAAATGAGTTTTGATGAAGCGTATCAATTTGCGAAGTTTGCCGAGCAGGCGACTGGAGTGCGCGCAGCTTTTATTCTGGCGATTTTGGATAGAGAGTCGGCGCTTGGTCAGAACGTGGGAAAGTGCGGATATAAAACCGCTATGCACCCCACGCGGGATACGCCACTTTTCTTGGCACTAACTGCCTCATTGAGTATCAACCCTGATACGATTACGGTTTCTTGCGCGAATAGTGACGGCGCGTATGGTGGAGCGATGGGGCCATCTCAATTCATTCCGTCCACTTGGAATATATATAAAGACCGCATTGCGGAAGTCACCGGTCACAATCCGGCCTCTCCGTGGAATAACGGCGACGCATTCGTGGGCACCGCTTTGTATATGAAGGACTCTCTGACTGGTTGCAGGGCGATCTATTCCAAACAGTTGGACCAAGAGCGTTGCGCGGCGGCTAAATATTATGCGGGAGGTAGATGGAGGAGTCATCTTTGGGGATATGGAGATAGGGTAGTTACTAAAGCCCAGCAGTTCCAAAGCGATATCGATATCTTAAATTCCTAA
- a CDS encoding RpiB/LacA/LacB family sugar-phosphate isomerase produces MMVIPGVEGADAESVKAQYEKVKVVLIEWGHEVEDCGPFEYDNDDDYPDFVIPVAKAVAKDKESRGIVFGGSGQGEAMAANRQKGIRAAVFYGGPEDIILLSRIHNNSNILSIGARFIDEKEALRVIKMWLETEFGKEERHQRRIEKF; encoded by the coding sequence ATGATGGTAATCCCCGGAGTAGAAGGCGCCGATGCTGAATCAGTTAAGGCGCAATACGAAAAAGTTAAAGTAGTTTTGATTGAATGGGGCCATGAAGTAGAGGACTGCGGTCCTTTTGAATATGACAACGATGATGATTATCCGGATTTCGTGATCCCAGTGGCAAAGGCGGTGGCGAAAGATAAAGAATCCCGCGGGATAGTATTCGGCGGATCCGGCCAAGGCGAAGCGATGGCGGCCAATCGTCAAAAAGGCATCCGGGCGGCGGTGTTTTATGGCGGTCCGGAGGATATTATTTTGCTTTCCCGTATCCACAATAATTCCAACATTTTATCCATCGGCGCCCGTTTTATAGATGAGAAAGAAGCTTTGCGCGTCATTAAAATGTGGCTGGAAACCGAATTCGGCAAAGAAGAACGCCATCAGCGAAGGATCGAAAAATTTTAG
- a CDS encoding transketolase C-terminal domain-containing protein, protein MLNSEAKLNPKVLEQDVEMKAIREGYGDGLIIAGEKDPNVVVLCADLTESTRSQKFAEKWPERFVQIGVAEQNLAAVAAGLGVSGKIPFISSYATFSPGRNWEQIRTTICYNDSNVKIAGHHAGLMTGPDGATHQATEDIAIMRSLPNMRVFVPCDSIEAKKATVAAAKIWGPTYIRFAREKSPTVTTEGTPFVPGKAEVFWHPPAGGKKPEVLIVACGVLMRNALMAAKELEAEGVGSVVLNVHTIEPIDDKKIAEWAKKAGAVVSVEEHQVQGGLGGAVAEVLAKAAPVPMEFIGMQNTFGESGDPWALVEKYGMGVKDIKKAAKKAIRRK, encoded by the coding sequence ATGTTGAACTCCGAGGCAAAACTCAATCCTAAAGTTCTCGAGCAAGACGTCGAGATGAAAGCCATCCGCGAAGGATATGGTGACGGTTTGATTATTGCCGGAGAGAAAGACCCGAATGTGGTGGTTTTGTGTGCCGACCTCACAGAGTCTACTCGTTCGCAGAAATTCGCGGAGAAATGGCCGGAGCGGTTTGTGCAGATTGGAGTAGCGGAGCAGAATCTGGCGGCGGTGGCCGCCGGGTTGGGGGTCTCGGGAAAGATTCCTTTTATTTCTTCTTACGCGACTTTTTCTCCCGGAAGAAACTGGGAGCAGATTCGGACCACTATTTGCTACAACGATTCTAACGTGAAGATTGCCGGTCACCACGCTGGTTTGATGACCGGTCCGGATGGTGCGACTCATCAAGCGACGGAAGACATCGCGATAATGAGATCGTTGCCGAACATGCGGGTTTTTGTGCCCTGCGATTCAATTGAGGCGAAAAAAGCCACGGTTGCGGCGGCAAAAATTTGGGGCCCGACTTACATTCGGTTCGCTCGCGAGAAATCTCCGACCGTCACCACAGAAGGAACGCCTTTTGTGCCTGGGAAAGCGGAGGTGTTCTGGCATCCGCCAGCTGGCGGAAAAAAGCCGGAAGTTTTGATTGTGGCCTGCGGAGTTTTAATGAGAAATGCGTTAATGGCAGCAAAAGAGTTAGAGGCCGAGGGAGTTGGCTCGGTAGTGCTGAACGTGCACACCATTGAACCGATAGACGATAAAAAGATTGCCGAATGGGCCAAGAAGGCCGGAGCGGTGGTTTCGGTGGAGGAGCATCAGGTTCAGGGAGGACTGGGTGGGGCGGTGGCGGAAGTGCTGGCGAAAGCCGCTCCTGTGCCGATGGAATTTATCGGTATGCAGAATACATTCGGCGAATCCGGCGACCCGTGGGCGCTGGTGGAGAAATACGGAATGGGAGTGAAGGATATAAAGAAGGCGGCCAAGAAAGCTATCAGGAGAAAATAA
- a CDS encoding 50S ribosomal protein L25 — protein MELVVQKREKFGKATKAMRKAGLVPAELYGRGIANVHLSIPAKELRKVLKQSGENTMVDVMIDGEKRPVMIHELALDPVSDEITNVDLYQVRLDEKIKVRVPVEFVGESDAVKSKNGLLVKAMQEIEVESLPTDIPRSVSVDISKIADIGQSVHVKDLVLPKGVEVVADGESVVATVTAKMTEEQEAALAAEVKPEDVKVETEEKKEARDAEKAAAEPATAGKAPAGGAPTAEKK, from the coding sequence ATGGAATTAGTGGTGCAAAAAAGGGAGAAATTTGGAAAAGCGACCAAGGCTATGCGTAAGGCTGGTTTAGTGCCGGCCGAGCTTTATGGCCGTGGAATTGCCAACGTGCATTTGTCTATTCCGGCGAAAGAATTGCGAAAAGTTTTAAAGCAATCCGGTGAGAACACTATGGTTGACGTTATGATAGATGGCGAGAAGCGCCCCGTGATGATTCACGAGTTAGCTCTTGATCCGGTAAGCGATGAAATCACCAACGTTGATCTTTATCAGGTACGTTTGGACGAAAAAATCAAAGTTCGCGTGCCGGTGGAATTTGTTGGTGAATCCGATGCCGTTAAGAGCAAGAATGGTTTGTTGGTGAAGGCGATGCAAGAAATTGAAGTCGAGTCTTTGCCGACCGACATCCCTCGTTCGGTTTCCGTGGATATTTCTAAGATTGCCGACATCGGCCAGAGTGTCCACGTAAAAGATTTAGTACTACCGAAAGGTGTTGAGGTTGTAGCTGATGGTGAATCTGTGGTTGCCACCGTCACCGCTAAGATGACCGAAGAGCAGGAAGCTGCTCTGGCCGCTGAAGTTAAACCGGAAGATGTGAAAGTTGAGACCGAAGAAAAGAAAGAGGCTCGTGATGCTGAAAAGGCTGCCGCTGAACCCGCCACGGCGGGTAAAGCTCCTGCTGGTGGCGCTCCGACTGCTGAAAAGAAATAG
- a CDS encoding NUDIX hydrolase, protein MTEGLPVMKNPQGSRACPCSGVIVRHRGKILMLDRLKGVLGWACPAGHRDSEEFPLDCAKRELFEETDIDLAKARNLGLVLHSEISNNACGRGANSHVWHVYSLEVNDDYFKLKEPTKHSDMNWFSPEEIAKMNLEPVWRLILEEVGILKKVA, encoded by the coding sequence ATGACTGAGGGTCTGCCGGTCATGAAAAATCCGCAGGGTTCGAGGGCTTGCCCTTGTTCGGGCGTAATCGTCCGTCATCGTGGCAAGATTTTGATGCTCGACCGTTTGAAGGGAGTCCTTGGTTGGGCGTGTCCCGCCGGTCATCGTGATTCCGAAGAATTTCCTTTGGATTGCGCCAAGCGCGAGCTTTTCGAAGAGACCGATATTGATTTGGCTAAGGCCCGTAATCTGGGATTGGTACTTCATTCTGAGATTAGCAATAATGCCTGCGGTCGGGGAGCCAACTCGCACGTGTGGCACGTTTATTCATTGGAGGTGAACGACGATTATTTCAAATTGAAAGAGCCGACCAAACATAGCGATATGAATTGGTTTTCCCCCGAAGAAATTGCGAAGATGAATCTTGAGCCAGTGTGGCGGTTGATTTTAGAAGAGGTTGGAATTTTGAAGAAGGTAGCGTAA
- a CDS encoding four helix bundle protein — MDHIDVLQKSIDAYKIWSGYFPHLTKLHRYSLGVKIDEKFLDFVDAVYFSIYSSKESRSNSIRIVSQKLDLLKLSLRIAWEIKALDNKKYSVISIPLAEIGKIIGGWKQQLKK; from the coding sequence TTGGATCATATTGATGTTTTACAAAAATCCATTGACGCCTACAAAATTTGGAGCGGATATTTTCCGCACCTCACCAAACTCCATCGCTATAGCTTGGGCGTCAAAATAGATGAGAAGTTCCTGGATTTCGTTGATGCTGTTTATTTCAGTATTTACTCTTCAAAAGAAAGCCGGAGTAATTCAATCAGAATAGTCAGCCAAAAATTGGACTTGCTCAAGCTGTCTCTGCGGATCGCCTGGGAAATAAAAGCCTTGGATAATAAAAAATACTCTGTCATTTCTATCCCCCTTGCCGAAATCGGCAAAATTATCGGGGGATGGAAACAACAGCTAAAAAAATAA
- a CDS encoding reverse transcriptase/maturase family protein, which yields MDNILSLHEELASQQYRHGGYYQFRIADPKPRIIHKAEVRDRLAHRAIHRLLYPFFDKTFFADSFSCRVKKGTHRALNRFRAMAYQVSQNHTKTCWVLKCDIKKFFDSINHEIFLKILKKYIPNQKIIWLLENVINSFSTRSGFGLPLGNLTSQLFANIYLNEFDQFVKHKLKVKHYVRYADDFVILSGDKQQLEYLIPRIQGFLKENIGLVLHPDKLFLKTFAMGMDFLGWVHFPDHRVLRSVTKRKMFRRLKENNNEHSRRSYLGMLRHGNTALISGQVVKF from the coding sequence ATGGATAATATTCTATCGCTTCACGAGGAGTTAGCAAGTCAGCAATACCGGCACGGTGGCTATTATCAATTCCGGATCGCCGATCCGAAACCCCGCATAATTCACAAGGCCGAAGTCAGGGATCGCCTAGCTCATCGCGCCATTCATAGATTACTATATCCGTTTTTTGATAAGACCTTCTTTGCCGACTCCTTTTCCTGCCGTGTCAAAAAAGGCACACACCGCGCGCTTAATCGTTTTCGGGCGATGGCTTATCAAGTCAGCCAAAACCATACCAAAACCTGCTGGGTGTTAAAATGCGATATCAAAAAGTTCTTTGATAGTATCAATCACGAAATTTTCCTGAAAATACTGAAAAAATATATCCCCAACCAGAAAATTATTTGGCTTTTGGAAAATGTCATAAATAGTTTCTCAACTAGATCGGGATTCGGCTTGCCTTTAGGCAATCTCACCTCCCAACTTTTCGCCAATATCTATTTAAATGAATTTGACCAGTTCGTGAAACACAAACTTAAAGTTAAGCATTACGTTAGATATGCGGATGATTTTGTAATTTTGTCAGGGGATAAACAGCAACTTGAATACCTAATTCCCAGAATCCAGGGCTTTCTCAAAGAAAATATTGGCCTCGTTTTACACCCGGACAAGCTTTTCCTGAAAACCTTTGCTATGGGGATGGATTTTCTCGGCTGGGTGCACTTTCCGGATCATCGAGTTCTGCGATCGGTTACTAAGCGGAAAATGTTTCGGAGGTTAAAAGAAAATAACAACGAGCATTCCAGGCGGTCATATTTGGGGATGTTGAGGCATGGGAATACGGCTCTAATTAGCGGACAGGTCGTAAAGTTTTAA
- a CDS encoding cytochrome c — MTMKDLIVGLFKASLNRVGFGVDGCFARNWRALLFGVLVCVYIGLSVIAYTDHGGSQSITPLTSRERSGLEVWRKNNCQVCHQIYGFGGFLGPDLTNVVDDGRSDDDFAKILTVGYKKMPAMNLSDEDCVSVLAFLRAVNRTGRSQPRANVARRPINPKFHWETLMEMAEDRNLSDEVKQGCEIVTTASCGSCHVPFMQGVHRSPDLTAAAVDRSVKNIGPVLKDGRGAMPSFQFSDKEIAKISAFLEWVAKNRSELVKKNDQMLDREGFSWRDLQWWEYK; from the coding sequence ATGACGATGAAGGACTTAATCGTCGGCTTGTTCAAAGCCTCCCTGAACAGGGTTGGCTTTGGGGTAGATGGCTGTTTTGCTCGGAACTGGCGGGCGCTCCTCTTCGGAGTTCTCGTCTGCGTGTATATCGGCCTGTCGGTGATTGCTTATACCGACCATGGCGGTTCGCAATCCATTACGCCGCTTACCAGCCGTGAGCGTTCCGGATTGGAGGTTTGGAGAAAGAATAATTGTCAGGTTTGTCACCAGATTTACGGCTTCGGCGGTTTTTTGGGGCCGGACCTGACCAATGTTGTTGATGACGGACGTAGCGATGATGATTTCGCTAAGATTCTAACCGTCGGCTATAAGAAAATGCCGGCGATGAATCTGTCGGACGAGGATTGTGTGTCCGTTCTCGCTTTTTTGAGAGCGGTGAATCGCACGGGTCGTTCGCAGCCGAGAGCAAACGTGGCGAGGCGACCGATTAATCCCAAGTTTCATTGGGAGACGCTGATGGAGATGGCTGAAGATCGGAATCTTTCTGACGAGGTGAAGCAAGGATGTGAGATCGTAACGACTGCGTCTTGCGGATCGTGTCATGTGCCGTTTATGCAGGGAGTGCATCGTTCGCCGGATCTTACGGCCGCGGCAGTTGATCGCTCGGTCAAGAATATCGGACCTGTCCTGAAAGACGGTCGCGGTGCAATGCCTTCCTTTCAGTTCTCGGATAAGGAGATTGCAAAGATCTCCGCCTTCTTGGAGTGGGTGGCCAAAAACCGTTCCGAGTTGGTGAAAAAGAATGACCAAATGCTTGATCGTGAAGGATTTTCCTGGCGGGATCTACAGTGGTGGGAGTACAAATGA
- a CDS encoding PCRF domain-containing protein, which yields MNKIILEVRAGAGGDEASIFAGDLVRMYQKYSLKQGWAFSISDTSPGTLGGYKTFIGRVDGVGCYEAFKNESGTHRVQRVPNTEKSGRVHTSTATVAILPVVEAKEVNIRSEDLEITFSRAGGPGGQNVNKIESAVRILHKPSGIVISCRVERDQKSNREMAMEMLRAKLYAMQKEKEFGDVTSARRAQVGTADRSEKIRTYNFPDDRITDHRFGIKVHNVEEVLNGNFDAILSKIQKAQRPQQ from the coding sequence ATGAACAAAATCATCTTAGAAGTCCGGGCGGGGGCGGGAGGCGATGAGGCCTCCATCTTTGCCGGAGACTTGGTGCGAATGTATCAAAAATACTCCCTGAAACAGGGCTGGGCTTTTTCCATTTCCGACACTTCCCCTGGCACTCTAGGCGGCTACAAAACTTTCATCGGCAGAGTTGACGGAGTCGGTTGCTATGAAGCTTTCAAAAATGAATCCGGCACTCATCGGGTTCAGCGCGTTCCGAACACTGAGAAGTCCGGCCGCGTGCACACCTCCACCGCCACCGTCGCCATTCTTCCTGTCGTTGAGGCAAAAGAAGTAAATATCCGATCCGAGGATTTAGAGATTACCTTTTCCCGAGCAGGCGGCCCGGGCGGACAAAACGTAAATAAAATTGAAAGCGCCGTCCGCATTTTGCATAAACCCAGCGGCATCGTAATCTCCTGCCGCGTAGAACGCGACCAGAAATCTAACCGCGAAATGGCAATGGAAATGCTCCGCGCCAAGCTTTACGCGATGCAAAAAGAAAAAGAGTTTGGCGACGTAACCTCCGCCCGCCGCGCCCAAGTCGGCACTGCCGACCGCTCGGAAAAAATCCGCACCTACAACTTCCCTGACGACCGCATCACCGACCACCGCTTCGGGATCAAGGTGCATAACGTAGAAGAGGTGCTGAATGGAAATTTTGATGCAATTTTAAGCAAAATTCAAAAAGCGCAACGCCCGCAACAGTAA
- a CDS encoding transketolase, with translation MIEPLHEKKLKFLEEKANQIREDLIETLLVAGSGHSAGPLGMADIFTALYFHVMNYDPKKPEWPERDRLVLSNGHICPIRYVTMAHAGFFPLEELKTLRKINSRLQGHPHRSALPGVETTSGPLGSGLSQAVGMALAARMDKKRHRVYCVTSDGEHDTGNTWEAILFAGKNRLSNLTMIVDRNNIQIDGTTENIMPLEPLRDKYEAFNWQVLEVDGHNIEQFVDAVSEAKAIYEKPTVIIAHTIPGKGVSFMENDYLWHGKPPNKEEAAKALAELRTLGGKIRSEHE, from the coding sequence ATGATTGAACCCTTACACGAAAAAAAACTTAAATTTCTCGAAGAAAAAGCGAATCAGATCCGCGAGGATTTAATTGAGACACTATTAGTGGCCGGCTCCGGCCATTCCGCGGGACCTTTGGGTATGGCAGATATTTTTACCGCTCTTTATTTCCATGTGATGAATTATGATCCAAAGAAGCCGGAATGGCCCGAGCGGGATCGATTAGTTTTATCTAACGGGCATATTTGCCCAATCCGATACGTGACTATGGCGCACGCGGGATTTTTCCCTTTAGAAGAATTAAAAACTTTGCGGAAAATAAATTCCCGATTGCAGGGTCATCCGCACCGAAGCGCGTTGCCGGGCGTGGAGACAACTTCGGGTCCGTTAGGCTCCGGATTGTCGCAGGCTGTTGGTATGGCTTTAGCGGCGCGTATGGATAAGAAGCGCCATCGTGTTTATTGCGTAACATCTGATGGCGAGCATGATACCGGCAACACTTGGGAGGCAATATTATTTGCCGGCAAGAATAGGTTGAGTAATCTGACGATGATTGTGGATAGAAATAACATTCAAATTGACGGCACTACGGAAAATATAATGCCATTGGAACCATTGAGAGATAAATACGAAGCTTTTAACTGGCAGGTTCTGGAAGTGGATGGCCACAATATCGAGCAGTTTGTGGATGCAGTCAGTGAGGCGAAGGCAATTTATGAGAAGCCAACGGTAATCATTGCCCATACGATTCCCGGCAAAGGCGTGAGTTTTATGGAGAATGATTATCTGTGGCACGGGAAGCCGCCGAACAAAGAAGAGGCGGCGAAGGCGCTAGCGGAACTAAGAACTCTCGGTGGAAAAATAAGGTCGGAACATGAATAA